From Bacteroides uniformis:
CGTTAGCACTTCCATACAAGGACAAAATCCTTTTGGTATCATTTTTCTCTTTCGCACGCAGGTAAGAAACCGAGATGTTCCGGTTCGTGTAGTACGCCACCAGATTGCGGTAATCCTTCACATCCCTGTACACCCGGTCTATCACGTCCATGCGTTCCTTGTCGCTCATCGACAGCCCGTTTGCGTTGACTACCGTTTTCAGTTCCTCCAACAGTCCGCTGCTTTCTTCCAGCAACTTCGTATATCCGAAAGCGATGGCGTTCAGTTCCCCCGGTGTAAAATTCGGGTCGGATAGCATCTTCTGATAGTTCGTCACATACATTTCCGAAATATCCCCGACGAGCAATACCGTCTGTTGCACCTTCCGGGCATCCTTCACTAAATTGTGTACAGATTTCAGTGCGTCGTAATATTTTTTTCCCTGTTCAAACACCTTTGCCGTTTCCTTGAAACCGTTCAGCGTATTGTTGGCAGTCGTCGAAGTCTGTATAATCTGCTTGGCAGAATTGATGATACCTTGCGCCAGATTTCCGGGATCGGTAACCACCCATTGCGCTTTCGCCTCATGGCAGAAGCACGCTGCACTGATGCAGAGCACAAATAAGATTCTTCTCATAAATACATCTTTTTAATTGTTCGTAATTGGATTTTTTAGT
This genomic window contains:
- a CDS encoding DUF4141 domain-containing protein → MRRILFVLCISAACFCHEAKAQWVVTDPGNLAQGIINSAKQIIQTSTTANNTLNGFKETAKVFEQGKKYYDALKSVHNLVKDARKVQQTVLLVGDISEMYVTNYQKMLSDPNFTPGELNAIAFGYTKLLEESSGLLEELKTVVNANGLSMSDKERMDVIDRVYRDVKDYRNLVAYYTNRNISVSYLRAKEKNDTKRILSLYGSANERYW